The Flavobacterium sp. HJ-32-4 genome contains a region encoding:
- a CDS encoding T9SS type A sorting domain-containing protein translates to MKKITFLLLTLGMSALSSAQCLSGVPYPDETAVPDCNGISPTDLSFGYGYAGEYSLVTLTEGETYTFSSSIDTDYITISNEDGSTAVVFGVGPLTWTADASGDYRFYTHTDDACGEEEEIRSRYVLCGTPPPPPANDDCANAISIPTGDSYSYEQTDGGGSTNNDGYLLTCSDNGQNDGTWFSFEGDGNEVTITVTPDLDFDPQLAVFSGSCGTFECVDTIDEGFPGDEEELEFVTEAGVTYYINVGYFDDVEDQPEGNFTLSMSRQAPAALPENDACAGAIAIPTGETYTYEQTDGDGATNNAGFITTCSNGMNDGLWFSFEGDGSAVAITVTPSAGSDFDSQIGVYSGSCDAATCVGTVDDTFEGEAETISLLTTEVGVTYYINVGNYSGFTDNDEGPFTIEVTRSAAVGVPDNDACDGAYVIPTQMDEYSYEQTDGAGATNNDGFLETCDNGQNDGLWFTFTGDGNHVNIVVDPAAGFDPQVTVFSGSCGAFNCVDTIDNGGSGDEETLSVLNSEVGTTYFINVANYSGFTDNPEGNFTISVTRETPPAALPDCAANPTPADGAVDVPTGDVTFSWDAPTTGGPVDGYKIYGGLTQPLTEADLIDTVTETSIDLTITGFSTTFYWKVVPTNTLGDAEGCAEWTFTTVAPPPPPANDACADAIAITTLPYSNSSDDSGATNNDGFLTGCAPGQNDGTWYTVVGDGGDITIAATSDIDGELGVFTGDCGALTCVGSVDEGLAGDTETFIIEGSQEGTVYYINFGYYASGTDEAEGQLDIEVSSSLSVNDNDLSSLKAYPNPVTSVLNLDYIRNIESVAVSNLLGQQVLTQSVNSANARIDMTPLSAGTYLVKIIADGVARTLKVVKQ, encoded by the coding sequence ATGAAAAAAATTACTTTTCTGCTGCTTACCCTCGGCATGTCGGCTCTTTCGTCGGCCCAATGCCTGAGTGGCGTCCCTTACCCGGACGAAACAGCGGTGCCAGATTGTAACGGTATTTCGCCAACCGACCTTTCGTTTGGTTACGGATATGCCGGCGAATACTCTCTGGTGACGCTTACCGAAGGTGAAACCTACACCTTCTCAAGTTCTATTGACACCGATTACATCACCATCTCGAATGAAGATGGCAGTACGGCTGTCGTATTCGGCGTAGGTCCCCTGACCTGGACAGCCGATGCTTCGGGCGACTATCGCTTTTACACCCATACCGACGATGCGTGCGGTGAGGAGGAAGAAATCCGCTCTCGCTACGTATTGTGCGGCACACCACCTCCACCTCCTGCGAACGATGATTGTGCCAACGCAATTTCGATTCCTACGGGGGACTCGTATTCATACGAGCAAACAGACGGTGGCGGTAGCACCAACAACGACGGCTACCTGCTGACTTGTTCCGACAATGGTCAAAATGATGGTACATGGTTTAGTTTCGAAGGAGACGGAAACGAGGTAACCATTACCGTTACGCCCGATCTGGATTTCGACCCACAACTTGCGGTTTTCAGTGGCTCATGTGGCACCTTCGAGTGTGTAGACACCATCGATGAAGGCTTCCCAGGTGACGAAGAAGAACTCGAATTCGTTACGGAAGCGGGCGTCACCTATTATATAAACGTCGGTTATTTTGACGACGTCGAAGACCAGCCTGAAGGCAACTTCACCCTCAGCATGTCACGCCAGGCACCGGCAGCCCTTCCGGAAAACGATGCCTGCGCGGGCGCTATTGCCATTCCAACAGGCGAAACGTATACCTACGAGCAGACCGACGGAGACGGAGCGACCAACAACGCTGGTTTCATTACCACATGTTCAAACGGCATGAACGACGGACTCTGGTTCTCGTTCGAAGGAGACGGTAGTGCGGTTGCCATCACGGTAACACCATCTGCCGGCAGCGATTTCGATTCACAGATCGGTGTTTACAGCGGTAGCTGCGACGCGGCCACATGTGTGGGAACGGTTGACGACACCTTCGAAGGCGAAGCCGAAACCATCAGCTTATTGACGACAGAAGTAGGCGTCACGTATTACATCAACGTAGGCAACTACTCGGGCTTCACCGATAACGACGAAGGTCCGTTCACCATTGAAGTAACCCGTTCGGCAGCGGTTGGTGTTCCTGACAACGACGCGTGTGACGGTGCATACGTCATCCCCACCCAAATGGATGAATATTCGTATGAGCAAACGGATGGTGCCGGTGCGACCAATAACGACGGTTTCCTCGAAACATGTGATAACGGCCAAAACGACGGCCTTTGGTTTACCTTCACCGGAGACGGCAACCACGTAAATATCGTGGTAGATCCAGCCGCCGGATTTGACCCACAGGTTACCGTATTCAGCGGATCATGCGGTGCTTTCAACTGCGTAGATACCATCGATAACGGTGGCAGCGGTGACGAAGAAACCCTATCGGTTCTCAATTCGGAAGTAGGAACCACCTATTTCATCAACGTAGCGAACTACAGCGGATTCACCGATAACCCGGAAGGCAACTTTACGATTTCCGTAACGCGTGAAACACCTCCTGCAGCCCTACCCGACTGCGCGGCTAACCCAACACCTGCCGATGGCGCTGTAGATGTACCAACCGGAGACGTAACCTTTAGCTGGGACGCACCTACGACAGGAGGTCCGGTAGACGGCTACAAAATATACGGTGGTTTGACTCAGCCGCTGACAGAAGCGGATTTGATCGACACCGTTACCGAAACATCTATTGACCTGACCATCACCGGATTCAGCACGACCTTCTACTGGAAAGTCGTTCCTACCAATACCCTGGGCGATGCAGAAGGCTGTGCCGAGTGGACATTCACCACAGTGGCACCGCCACCACCACCGGCAAATGACGCTTGTGCCGATGCTATCGCCATCACCACGTTGCCGTATTCAAACTCGTCTGACGACAGCGGGGCCACCAACAACGATGGCTTCCTGACAGGTTGTGCACCAGGCCAGAACGACGGCACCTGGTATACAGTCGTGGGCGACGGCGGTGACATCACCATTGCAGCCACGTCTGATATCGACGGCGAACTAGGCGTATTCACAGGCGACTGTGGCGCTCTTACCTGCGTTGGAAGTGTTGACGAAGGTTTGGCAGGCGACACCGAAACCTTCATCATCGAAGGCTCACAAGAGGGAACTGTATACTACATCAACTTTGGTTACTATGCCAGCGGCACCGACGAAGCAGAAGGCCAACTTGATATTGAAGTATCTTCTTCACTTAGCGTAAACGACAACGACCTCAGCTCGCTGAAAGCGTATCCAAACCCTGTTACTTCCGTATTGAACCTCGACTACATCCGTAATATCGAATCGGTAGCGGTAAGCAACCTCCTGGGGCAACAAGTACTGACACAATCAGTGAACAGTGCGAATGCGCGTATCGACATGACGCCACTATCAGCCGGCACCTATCTCGTGAAAATCATCGCGGATGGTGTAGCACGTACGCTGAAAGTGGTCAAACAATAA
- a CDS encoding SH3 domain-containing protein, producing MEKQPISLQVTKSYSAQYLDPIILQPGDLVRLGEEETDPNWKGWIWAETDTHKGWIPMQILDMDPDQTTGRVLQPYSAKELDVLEGAYIEPLHTLNGWTWAKHLATGEEGWIPNEILPVR from the coding sequence ATGGAAAAGCAACCTATTTCACTGCAGGTAACAAAATCGTATAGCGCCCAATACCTCGACCCGATTATACTGCAACCGGGCGATCTTGTGCGGTTGGGTGAAGAAGAAACCGATCCGAACTGGAAAGGGTGGATTTGGGCGGAAACCGACACCCACAAAGGCTGGATTCCGATGCAGATACTGGATATGGATCCCGATCAGACGACAGGGCGCGTACTACAACCCTATTCAGCCAAAGAATTGGATGTGTTGGAAGGAGCGTACATAGAACCGCTGCACACACTAAACGGCTGGACCTGGGCGAAACACCTTGCAACCGGCGAGGAAGGGTGGATTCCGAACGAAATCCTGCCCGTGCGTTAG
- a CDS encoding GNAT family N-acetyltransferase → MTIRPATPADLARIMEILDEARAIMRATGNLTQWTNGYPSTDIILQDIQSDCGFMCEEGGKSVGYFCLMTGEDPDLNYRVIEGAWLDDAPYGVIHRLASARLVRGVAQAAFSFAFSRIGNLRVDTHRDNVPMHRFLQKEGFRYCGTIYVSDGTPRDAFQKKRA, encoded by the coding sequence ATGACAATACGTCCTGCCACCCCTGCTGACCTGGCCCGTATCATGGAGATACTCGACGAGGCGCGCGCCATCATGCGGGCCACGGGCAATCTTACGCAGTGGACGAACGGGTATCCCTCAACAGACATTATCCTTCAGGACATCCAGTCGGATTGTGGTTTTATGTGTGAAGAAGGAGGGAAATCGGTGGGCTACTTCTGTTTGATGACAGGTGAAGACCCTGATCTGAATTACCGTGTTATCGAGGGCGCGTGGCTCGACGATGCACCCTATGGTGTCATCCATCGCCTGGCGTCGGCGCGTTTGGTAAGGGGTGTGGCGCAGGCGGCCTTTTCGTTCGCTTTTTCACGTATTGGAAACCTTCGGGTCGATACCCATCGCGATAATGTGCCGATGCACCGCTTTCTCCAAAAGGAAGGCTTCCGGTATTGCGGCACCATCTATGTATCGGATGGAACACCCCGCGATGCGTTCCAGAAAAAAAGGGCGTAA
- a CDS encoding DPP IV N-terminal domain-containing protein, producing the protein MKKIFLWMLLGATAITSAQKKKLTLEESVLQQNRQFRADMMAGFQWIPDTDRYVYTTDGGRKLMSASAKDRVASEWLTLDDVNKALGEKANSFNGIIFRDASTFVIPAGGDLYAYSVSTKTGSRLLDLNDEMESTTPSPDYTKVAYTQKNNLFYADAAGKSTAITNEKEGIVSGQTISRNEFGIEGGIFWSPKSTYLAFYQKDETGVADYPLLDINETPGKLVSIKYPMIGQTSEKVRVGIYHLASGKTVYISPRGAADDYMTNLSWTPDEKYVLIAELNRGQNDMRLNLYDAATGAFVRTLLQETSATWTEPEHPAFFPSTTSSNFVWISEKDGFNNLYYYGLDGKLIKQLTANRFVLRDILGSTKNGNTIFFSATGPNATNMLAYKVDLKGKQTLLTKDEGVHRVSFSTDGNWVFDEYSNHNTPSRSLLYDKNGKASVLLESKNKYEGYELGTADIRTIKSADGTTDLYTRLIKPSNFDPSKKYPVLVYVYGGPHAQLITNSWLDGANLWMYWMAEQGYLVFTVDGRGSDNRGKAFESVIHRRLGLNEMDDQLAGVSYLKSLPFVDGKRLAVHGWSYGGFMTTSLMLRKPGTFTTGVAGGPVTDWKYYEVMYGERYMDTPAENPEGFAENSTLAYVNNLQGKLLLIHGTSDDVVVMQQNFALLKKFIEAGKQVDFFAYPMHKHNVVGKDRVHLMDKVLHYIIDNNP; encoded by the coding sequence ATGAAAAAAATCTTCCTTTGGATGTTGCTCGGCGCCACCGCGATAACATCCGCCCAAAAAAAGAAACTGACCCTCGAAGAAAGCGTCTTGCAGCAAAACCGCCAGTTCCGTGCCGATATGATGGCGGGTTTCCAGTGGATTCCCGACACGGATCGCTACGTTTATACGACCGACGGTGGCCGCAAGCTCATGAGCGCCTCCGCCAAAGACCGCGTAGCGTCTGAATGGCTCACGCTTGACGACGTCAACAAAGCACTCGGCGAAAAAGCGAACAGTTTCAACGGAATTATCTTCCGCGATGCCTCGACCTTCGTCATTCCGGCCGGTGGCGATCTCTACGCCTATTCCGTCAGCACGAAAACCGGAAGCCGTCTGCTCGACCTGAACGATGAAATGGAGTCGACAACGCCGTCACCTGACTACACCAAGGTCGCCTACACCCAGAAAAACAACCTGTTCTATGCGGATGCAGCGGGTAAAAGCACGGCCATTACCAACGAAAAAGAAGGCATCGTATCCGGGCAGACCATCTCGCGTAACGAATTCGGTATCGAAGGCGGCATCTTCTGGTCTCCGAAATCCACCTACCTCGCGTTCTACCAAAAAGACGAGACGGGGGTAGCCGATTATCCGCTGCTCGATATCAATGAAACACCGGGTAAACTGGTATCCATCAAGTATCCGATGATCGGACAGACCAGCGAGAAAGTACGCGTGGGCATCTACCACCTCGCATCGGGAAAGACGGTTTACATTTCTCCCCGTGGCGCAGCCGACGACTATATGACCAACCTGTCGTGGACGCCGGATGAGAAGTATGTGCTGATTGCCGAACTCAACCGGGGCCAAAACGACATGCGACTGAACCTGTATGACGCTGCGACCGGCGCTTTCGTGCGTACCCTGTTGCAGGAAACGAGCGCCACGTGGACAGAACCGGAACACCCGGCGTTCTTCCCTTCAACGACTTCCTCGAATTTCGTATGGATCAGTGAGAAAGATGGGTTCAACAACCTGTATTACTACGGCCTCGACGGAAAACTGATTAAGCAACTAACCGCCAATCGTTTCGTGCTGCGCGATATCCTGGGCAGCACCAAAAACGGCAATACGATTTTCTTCTCGGCCACCGGACCGAACGCGACCAACATGCTGGCCTACAAGGTCGACCTTAAGGGAAAACAAACCCTCCTGACCAAAGACGAGGGAGTGCACCGCGTGTCGTTCAGCACGGATGGCAACTGGGTCTTCGATGAATATTCCAACCACAATACGCCTTCCCGATCGCTTTTATATGATAAAAACGGAAAAGCGTCGGTGTTGCTCGAAAGCAAAAACAAGTACGAAGGCTACGAACTCGGTACGGCCGACATCCGTACGATCAAATCAGCCGATGGTACGACCGACCTCTACACCCGTTTGATCAAGCCGAGTAACTTCGATCCGTCGAAAAAATACCCGGTTTTGGTGTATGTATATGGCGGGCCGCACGCCCAACTGATCACCAACTCGTGGCTCGACGGCGCCAATCTTTGGATGTACTGGATGGCCGAACAAGGTTACTTGGTATTTACAGTTGACGGACGCGGCTCTGACAACCGCGGGAAGGCCTTCGAGAGCGTCATTCACCGGCGCCTGGGGCTGAACGAAATGGACGACCAGCTTGCCGGCGTCAGCTACCTGAAATCGTTGCCTTTCGTCGATGGGAAGCGCCTGGCGGTACATGGCTGGAGCTATGGCGGGTTCATGACCACCAGCCTGATGCTTCGGAAGCCGGGTACCTTTACCACGGGCGTGGCCGGCGGACCGGTTACCGACTGGAAGTACTATGAAGTGATGTATGGCGAACGCTATATGGATACCCCAGCCGAAAATCCGGAGGGCTTTGCGGAAAACAGCACGTTGGCCTACGTAAACAACCTGCAGGGCAAACTGTTGTTGATTCATGGCACCAGCGATGACGTGGTGGTCATGCAACAGAATTTCGCCTTGTTGAAAAAATTCATCGAAGCCGGAAAGCAGGTCGATTTCTTCGCCTATCCCATGCACAAACATAACGTGGTAGGGAAAGATCGGGTGCACCTGATGGATAAAGTCCTGCATTATATTATTGACAACAACCCGTAA
- a CDS encoding asparagine synthetase B, translating into MASRYRILVILFLFMALSARAGFVLLPMDESTQQNHLKAYGITYWCLERQYKASWLLNYRGGSFLLPDAAEIRKECQIRGVSFEVLSDAEANAILEEISSPSQNMETVILEKAPKIAVYTPPGKQPWDDAVTMVLTYAEIPFTAIYDEEVLADALIQYDWLHLHHEDFTGQYGRFYGSYKNTPWYIEQKKDAEALATKLGYTKVSEEKLAVAKKIRDFVIGGGFMFAMCSATDSFDIALSAEGVDICEAMFDGDASSPNYQTQIDYTRTFAFKNFTLERNPNVYEFSDIDTTNKRVAAVPMEKDYFTLMDFSAKWDPIPSMLCQNHTQLVKGFMGQTTAFERDLVKTNVLVMGECKLNGEARYIHGEMGKGMWTYYGGHDPEDYRHQVGDPPTVLDLHPTSPGYRLILNNVLFPAARKKKQKT; encoded by the coding sequence ATGGCGTCTCGTTATCGCATTCTCGTCATTCTGTTCCTTTTCATGGCCCTGTCGGCGCGGGCGGGTTTTGTGTTGCTTCCTATGGATGAGTCTACGCAGCAAAACCACCTCAAAGCCTATGGCATCACCTATTGGTGCCTCGAACGGCAATACAAGGCCAGTTGGCTGCTGAATTACCGCGGCGGCTCCTTCCTGTTGCCGGATGCGGCCGAAATCCGTAAGGAATGCCAGATCCGTGGGGTAAGCTTTGAAGTACTGTCTGACGCAGAGGCAAACGCCATCCTGGAAGAAATCTCCAGTCCGTCCCAAAACATGGAGACGGTCATTCTCGAAAAGGCCCCTAAAATCGCCGTTTACACCCCGCCGGGCAAGCAACCGTGGGACGATGCCGTGACGATGGTGCTGACCTATGCCGAAATCCCTTTCACGGCCATATACGATGAAGAAGTACTGGCGGATGCGTTGATCCAATACGATTGGCTGCACCTGCACCACGAAGATTTCACCGGCCAGTACGGACGGTTCTATGGCAGTTACAAAAACACGCCCTGGTATATCGAACAGAAGAAAGATGCCGAGGCACTGGCGACGAAATTGGGATATACCAAGGTGTCGGAGGAAAAACTCGCGGTAGCCAAGAAAATCCGGGATTTCGTGATCGGCGGCGGTTTTATGTTCGCGATGTGTTCGGCGACCGACAGTTTCGATATCGCGCTTTCGGCGGAAGGTGTCGACATCTGCGAAGCGATGTTTGACGGAGACGCTTCCTCACCGAATTACCAAACCCAAATCGACTACACCCGTACGTTTGCCTTCAAGAACTTTACGCTGGAGCGCAATCCGAACGTATATGAGTTCTCGGATATCGACACCACCAACAAACGTGTGGCAGCGGTCCCGATGGAGAAAGACTATTTCACCCTGATGGATTTTTCGGCCAAATGGGATCCCATCCCGTCGATGCTGTGCCAAAACCACACCCAACTGGTCAAAGGGTTTATGGGACAAACTACGGCGTTTGAGCGTGACCTGGTCAAAACCAATGTGTTGGTGATGGGTGAATGCAAACTGAACGGCGAGGCGCGCTACATCCACGGGGAAATGGGAAAAGGCATGTGGACGTATTACGGTGGCCACGACCCGGAGGATTACCGCCACCAGGTGGGTGATCCGCCAACGGTACTCGACTTACATCCCACGTCACCCGGATACCGACTGATACTCAACAACGTATTGTTTCCGGCAGCCCGCAAGAAAAAACAAAAAACCTGA